A region from the Gymnogyps californianus isolate 813 chromosome 14, ASM1813914v2, whole genome shotgun sequence genome encodes:
- the LOC127022090 gene encoding leukotriene C4 synthase-like, with amino-acid sequence MRNQIDLLATVTVLGVLEQAYFALQVIYARRKYKISPPETTGHPEFERIFRAQVNCSEYFPIFISLLWVAGIFFHQGVAAVCGLLYLYTRFKYFQGYTMAAQGRLGPLYASARLLWLLLGLAVAGLLAHFLLPRSSAWMAALAWPLQLLGAW; translated from the exons ATGAGAAATCAGATAGACCTGCTGGCCACTGTCACAGTTTTGGGAGTCCTGGAGCAAG CCTATTTTGCGCTGCAGGTGATCTATGCCCGGCGGAAGTACAAGATCTCCCCTCCCGAGACAACAGGTCACCCTGAATTTGAGCGGATCTTCAGAGCTCA GGTGAATTGCTCAGAGTACTTCCCGATCTTCATCTCACTCCTCTGGGTTGCTGGAATCTTCTTCCATCAAG gtGTGGCTGCGGTGTGTGGGCTGCTGTACCTCTACACCCGCTTCAAGTACTTCCAGGGATACACCATGGCTGCGCAGGGACG GTTGGGGCCGCTGTACGCCAGCGCCcggctgctctggctgctgctggggctggcggTGGCTGGGCTCCTGGCACACTTCCTGCTGCCCCGCTCCTCCGCATGGATGGCAGCGCTGGCGTGGCCCCTCCAGCTGCTCGGTGCCTGGTGA